In Verrucomicrobiia bacterium, a genomic segment contains:
- a CDS encoding tetratricopeptide repeat protein, with protein sequence MRKFALLTTLLLFSFLPAAAQPSDEAKKQFNAGVEADKAGKLEAAIAAYEAALKATPNYPDAHKNLAAAYQKKKEYAKALPHLEAVTDQKNPDNLYDLGSLAMQAKDYVKAVATFEKANAARPNDPKLMMALADAYKKDRQTAKAVETYKKVIAAEPKNATARFNLGKIYFDDEEYVPAQGVFKQMQTDFPNDHRGYYMYALSVHAEDPENVEGYQPLYEQFIAKFKGNAKAAGNVKAAEKVIDEIKNPKKK encoded by the coding sequence ATGCGTAAATTTGCACTTTTGACAACCCTTCTTTTGTTCAGCTTTTTACCGGCGGCTGCCCAGCCATCGGACGAGGCCAAAAAACAGTTCAACGCCGGCGTGGAAGCGGACAAGGCGGGGAAGCTGGAGGCGGCGATAGCCGCCTATGAGGCGGCTTTGAAAGCCACTCCCAACTATCCGGACGCCCACAAAAACCTGGCGGCGGCCTATCAGAAAAAGAAGGAATACGCCAAGGCGCTGCCCCATCTGGAGGCGGTAACGGACCAGAAAAACCCGGACAACCTGTATGACCTGGGGTCGTTGGCCATGCAGGCCAAGGATTACGTCAAAGCCGTGGCGACTTTTGAAAAGGCCAATGCCGCCAGGCCGAACGACCCGAAATTGATGATGGCCTTGGCGGATGCCTACAAAAAAGACCGGCAGACCGCCAAGGCGGTTGAAACCTATAAAAAGGTGATTGCCGCCGAGCCGAAAAACGCCACGGCGCGGTTCAATTTGGGAAAGATTTACTTCGACGATGAGGAGTATGTGCCGGCGCAGGGAGTCTTCAAGCAGATGCAGACCGACTTTCCAAACGACCACCGCGGGTATTATATGTACGCCCTTTCCGTCCATGCCGAAGACCCGGAAAACGTGGAGGGGTATCAGCCGCTGTATGAGCAGTTCATTGCCAAGTTCAAGGGGAACGCCAAGGCGGCCGGCAACGTGAAGGCGGCCGAAAAGGTTATCGACGAAATCAAAAACCCGAAGAAAAAGTAG
- the purE gene encoding 5-(carboxyamino)imidazole ribonucleotide mutase yields the protein MKNDVLILTGSENDLEVMNHTVEELKKFGIGSKIVVSSAHRDPERTGQILRNAEKEGYSVVIAAAGMAAHLAGKAAAETVLPVIGVPLNSSTLGGLDALLSTVQMPSGVPVATVSIGKSGAVNAAWLAVQILSTRDKKLRQLLKQQRSKKREELRKSARRKNA from the coding sequence GTGAAGAATGACGTTTTGATACTGACCGGAAGCGAAAACGATTTGGAAGTGATGAACCACACCGTCGAGGAATTAAAAAAATTTGGCATTGGCAGCAAAATTGTGGTTTCTTCCGCCCACCGGGACCCGGAACGGACGGGACAGATTTTGCGGAACGCGGAAAAAGAGGGTTACTCGGTGGTGATTGCCGCCGCCGGGATGGCGGCGCACTTGGCCGGGAAGGCGGCGGCGGAAACCGTTCTGCCGGTCATCGGGGTGCCGCTCAACTCCTCCACACTGGGCGGGCTGGATGCTTTGCTTTCCACCGTGCAGATGCCTTCCGGCGTGCCGGTCGCCACGGTTTCCATCGGCAAAAGCGGGGCCGTGAACGCCGCCTGGCTGGCGGTGCAGATACTTTCGACCCGGGACAAAAAGCTGCGTCAACTATTGAAGCAACAGAGGAGTAAAAAAAGAGAGGAATTGCGGAAATCCGCAAGGAGGAAAAATGCGTAA